The following are encoded in a window of Miltoncostaea marina genomic DNA:
- a CDS encoding LysM peptidoglycan-binding domain-containing protein has product MAIPDNLTKAYLRIEGGEQIDCWFNPSEYTITKANRWTVKPVVGEGMPTAEFGGGDAQKLQLELLFDDADREDGDVRAVTNALFAAMAVDSALASGKNSGRPPTIEFGWGSTTTFKAVCDSLSVQYLLFRPNGTPVRAKATVSLLQAEPTVGKGPQNPTTRGVRGLRTHVVRDGDSIQGIAHAAYGDPTLWRTVAEANGIDDPLRLPRGAVLSIPTLPG; this is encoded by the coding sequence ATGGCGATCCCCGACAACCTCACGAAGGCCTACCTGCGGATCGAGGGCGGCGAGCAGATCGACTGCTGGTTCAACCCGTCCGAATACACGATCACCAAGGCGAACAGGTGGACGGTCAAGCCGGTGGTCGGCGAGGGCATGCCGACGGCGGAGTTCGGCGGCGGCGACGCCCAGAAGCTGCAGCTCGAGCTGCTGTTCGACGACGCGGACCGCGAGGACGGCGACGTGCGGGCCGTGACCAACGCGCTGTTCGCCGCGATGGCGGTCGACTCGGCGCTGGCCTCGGGCAAGAACAGCGGCCGGCCGCCGACGATCGAGTTCGGCTGGGGCTCCACGACCACCTTCAAGGCCGTCTGCGACTCGCTGTCGGTGCAGTATCTGCTGTTCCGGCCCAACGGCACCCCGGTGCGCGCGAAGGCGACCGTCTCGCTGCTGCAGGCCGAGCCCACGGTCGGCAAGGGGCCGCAGAACCCGACCACCCGCGGGGTGCGCGGCCTGCGCACCCACGTGGTGCGCGACGGCGACAGCATCCAGGGGATCGCCCACGCCGCCTACGGCGACCCGACGCTGTGGCGGACGGTCGCCGAGGCCAACGGCATCGACGACCCGCTCCGGCTGCCGCGCGGCGCCGTCCTCTCCATCCCCACGCTGCCCGGATGA
- a CDS encoding DUF4157 domain-containing protein has product MALRPREEERQAAEARAPAGPTAGPADEVAHPALRSAAALGNQAMTALARAGAGILPGGRVHPDVEAGIAAARGAGRPLDGATRDRMAARLGDGLGDVRVHEGPEAAGLAHAVSARAFTVGADVFFAPGEHRPGTRDGDRLLAHELTHVAQQRGGPANGPMAVSEPGDPAEREADAVADGLAG; this is encoded by the coding sequence ATGGCGCTGCGGCCCCGCGAGGAGGAACGCCAGGCGGCTGAGGCCCGCGCGCCGGCCGGCCCGACGGCCGGGCCCGCCGACGAGGTCGCGCACCCGGCGCTGCGCAGCGCGGCCGCGCTCGGGAACCAGGCGATGACCGCGCTCGCGCGCGCGGGCGCCGGCATCCTGCCGGGCGGCCGGGTGCACCCGGACGTCGAGGCGGGGATCGCCGCCGCCCGCGGGGCGGGCCGACCGCTCGACGGAGCCACGCGCGACCGGATGGCCGCGCGCCTGGGTGACGGCCTCGGCGACGTGCGGGTGCACGAGGGCCCGGAGGCCGCCGGGCTCGCGCACGCGGTCAGCGCGCGGGCCTTCACGGTCGGCGCGGACGTCTTCTTCGCACCGGGCGAGCACCGGCCCGGCACGCGCGACGGCGACCGCCTGCTCGCCCACGAGCTGACCCACGTGGCCCAGCAGCGGGGGGGCCCGGCGAACGGGCCGATGGCCGTCTCGGAGCCCGGCGACCCGGCCGAGCGCGAGGCCGATGCGGTCGCCGATGGACTCGCCGGCTGA
- a CDS encoding phage tail protein has protein sequence MPPKEPRPASRFRLDIGGKEGIGSFRECTGLDSETTVIEHTSIDANGNPVVRKVPGPLKWSNITLKRGVDESADLWTWRKQVLDEGPDAARVDGFIELIDYNGSPIARWKFLQGWPTKYTGASLDPKSSDVAVEEIQIAHEGLDRE, from the coding sequence ATGCCCCCCAAGGAACCGCGCCCCGCGTCCCGCTTCCGCCTCGACATCGGCGGCAAGGAGGGCATCGGGAGCTTCCGCGAGTGCACGGGCCTGGACTCGGAGACGACGGTCATCGAGCACACGTCGATCGACGCCAACGGCAACCCCGTGGTGCGCAAGGTCCCCGGGCCGCTCAAGTGGTCGAACATCACGCTGAAGCGCGGCGTCGACGAGAGCGCCGACCTGTGGACCTGGCGCAAGCAGGTGCTCGACGAGGGGCCCGACGCGGCGCGGGTCGACGGCTTCATCGAGCTGATCGACTACAACGGCTCGCCCATCGCGCGCTGGAAGTTCCTCCAGGGCTGGCCCACCAAGTACACGGGCGCGAGCCTCGACCCCAAGAGCAGCGACGTGGCGGTCGAGGAGATCCAGATCGCCCACGAGGGGCTGGACCGCGAGTAG
- a CDS encoding phage tail sheath family protein: MPTYLTPGVYVEEVPAQSKPIEGVGTSIAAFVGLAPGGPVNTPMRIANWTQFARIFGDPSNPEAGPFMSGAYLAHAVYGFFQNGGGVCWVVRVGGDGGDGGGRPLAQAALPAASNPSVDAYRAIAQPDVTDPVAIELIEEAPPAPEGGGEGEGDGGGAAPEPTYRLVVTAGAAREEHEGLTLKRGRTNLATKVNAASKLIRIEETGASLPDGQRAPAAGSYPLVAAAVAPAGLSAGDFDGDVARRTGLGGLAAVDEVTMLCLPDLMTLDDDAQVRDLQGKMIAHCEKAGDRMAILDPPPDMLPQDIDEWRMGTAGYDSKFAALYWPWIEVMDPLTNRPVLVPPSGHVAGVWARTDGARGVHKAPANEVVLGANGLAFQVTHEEQGGLNTNGVNCIRAFPGRGIRIWGARTLSSDPEWRYINVRRLFNYVSESIIEGTQWAVFEPNDDRLWTRLRISSANFLTRVWRDGALFGTTPEQAFFVKCDAETNPPDVVEAGQVVIEIGIAPVKPAEFVVFRISQFTAGAAEVSA; this comes from the coding sequence ATGCCGACCTACCTGACGCCCGGGGTCTACGTGGAGGAGGTCCCCGCGCAGTCGAAGCCGATCGAGGGGGTCGGGACGTCGATCGCGGCGTTCGTGGGCCTCGCGCCCGGCGGGCCCGTCAACACGCCGATGCGCATCGCCAACTGGACCCAGTTCGCGCGGATCTTCGGCGACCCGTCCAACCCGGAGGCCGGGCCCTTCATGTCGGGCGCGTACCTCGCCCACGCGGTGTACGGCTTCTTCCAGAACGGCGGCGGCGTCTGCTGGGTGGTGCGCGTGGGCGGCGACGGCGGCGACGGCGGGGGCCGGCCGCTCGCCCAGGCGGCGCTGCCGGCGGCCTCGAACCCCTCGGTCGACGCGTACCGGGCGATCGCCCAGCCCGACGTGACCGACCCGGTCGCGATCGAGCTCATCGAGGAGGCCCCGCCGGCGCCGGAGGGCGGCGGCGAGGGCGAGGGCGACGGCGGCGGGGCCGCCCCCGAGCCCACCTACCGGCTGGTGGTGACCGCCGGCGCGGCGCGCGAGGAGCACGAGGGCCTGACGCTCAAGCGCGGCCGGACCAACCTGGCGACGAAGGTCAACGCCGCCTCGAAGCTCATCCGCATCGAGGAGACCGGCGCCTCGCTGCCCGACGGCCAGCGCGCCCCGGCGGCCGGCTCGTACCCGCTGGTGGCGGCGGCGGTGGCCCCGGCCGGCCTCAGCGCGGGCGACTTCGACGGCGACGTGGCCCGGCGCACGGGGCTCGGCGGCCTGGCCGCGGTGGACGAGGTCACGATGCTCTGCCTGCCCGACCTGATGACGCTCGACGACGACGCCCAGGTGCGCGACCTGCAGGGCAAGATGATCGCCCACTGCGAGAAGGCCGGGGACCGCATGGCGATCCTCGACCCGCCGCCCGACATGCTGCCGCAGGACATCGACGAGTGGCGGATGGGCACGGCCGGCTACGACTCGAAGTTCGCGGCCCTCTACTGGCCGTGGATCGAGGTCATGGACCCGCTCACCAACCGGCCGGTCCTCGTGCCGCCGAGCGGCCACGTGGCCGGCGTGTGGGCGCGCACCGACGGCGCCCGCGGCGTGCACAAGGCCCCCGCCAACGAGGTGGTGCTCGGCGCCAACGGGCTGGCCTTCCAGGTGACCCACGAGGAGCAGGGCGGCCTCAACACGAACGGCGTCAACTGCATCCGGGCCTTCCCCGGGCGCGGCATCCGCATCTGGGGCGCGCGGACGCTCTCGAGCGACCCGGAGTGGCGCTACATCAACGTGCGGCGCCTCTTCAACTACGTCTCGGAGTCGATCATCGAGGGCACCCAGTGGGCCGTCTTCGAGCCGAACGACGACCGGCTCTGGACCCGCCTGCGCATCTCGAGCGCCAACTTCCTGACGCGCGTCTGGCGCGACGGCGCGCTGTTCGGCACCACGCCCGAGCAGGCCTTCTTCGTCAAGTGCGACGCCGAGACCAACCCGCCGGACGTGGTCGAGGCCGGCCAGGTCGTGATCGAGATCGGCATCGCGCCGGTCAAGCCGGCCGAGTTCGTCGTCTTCCGGATCAGCCAGTTCACCGCCGGGGCCGCAGAGGTCTCCGCCTAG
- a CDS encoding ATP-binding protein, whose translation MDSPADGPAGLARVEARVRAAVESVAATDPAPMDPFRGLYVTDELAVAIARSEPAMDPEGRLRDAARRLGLDELDTLVLAACAAPELNPAYGRLFAYLHDDVTRKLPSPGLVARLVAGDGVTPGDVLARFGRDAPLRRMGALRLIDERGQTPLADRAVKIADPVAALLLGAPLDVGDERGRLRRVPVPEPDPGRPEVVRELRALTESDSGLPLLVVGPDAPVMLAAALRAPLLVVDAGDATDPDMMDGARLAAALEGRRVCVDGLADLDPVARRAALPALSRRGERVLAVGDSGDAVSAFADHTVIVVEVPMPDVAERRAAWAARTGAADVEDVAAKFRLSVTRIAEAADVARETAAAAGLPEPGPVHLDLGARRASSGRLGELAQRMDPVHDWDQLVLPDRPLETLRSISGYLRHRDLVLAEWGYGRNVARSQGLTALFAGESGTGKTMAAQVLAHDLGLDLFRVDLATVVSKYIGETEKNLDRVFSAAEGSNAILFFDEADALFGKRSEVSDAHDRYANVEVAYLLQKMEAYRGAVILATNFRQNIDEAFLRRLDVVVDFPFPEPEDRLRIWRLVLPDEAPVGDDVDLGFLATRFKLSGGGIRNASLAAAFLAADDGRVITMRHLVVGVALEYGKLGRLTLESDFERFHAAVRAPL comes from the coding sequence ATGGACTCGCCGGCTGACGGGCCGGCAGGGCTCGCCCGCGTCGAGGCGCGGGTGCGGGCGGCCGTGGAGTCCGTGGCCGCGACCGACCCGGCCCCCATGGACCCGTTCCGCGGGCTCTACGTCACCGACGAGCTGGCGGTCGCGATCGCGCGCTCCGAGCCCGCCATGGATCCGGAGGGTCGCCTGCGGGACGCGGCCCGCAGGCTGGGACTGGACGAGCTCGACACGCTCGTGCTCGCGGCGTGCGCGGCGCCGGAGCTGAACCCCGCGTACGGGCGCCTGTTCGCGTACCTCCACGACGACGTGACGCGCAAGCTCCCCAGCCCGGGGCTCGTGGCCCGGCTGGTCGCCGGCGACGGCGTCACCCCCGGCGACGTCCTCGCCCGCTTCGGACGCGACGCGCCGCTGCGCCGCATGGGCGCCCTCCGGCTGATCGACGAGCGCGGGCAGACGCCGCTCGCGGATCGCGCCGTGAAGATCGCCGACCCGGTCGCGGCGCTGCTGCTTGGCGCGCCGCTCGACGTCGGCGACGAGCGCGGCCGGCTGCGCCGGGTGCCGGTGCCCGAACCGGACCCCGGGCGGCCGGAGGTCGTCCGCGAGCTGCGCGCGCTGACGGAGTCGGACAGCGGGCTGCCGCTGCTCGTGGTCGGCCCGGACGCGCCCGTCATGCTCGCCGCCGCCCTCCGCGCCCCCCTCCTCGTGGTCGACGCCGGCGACGCGACCGACCCGGACATGATGGACGGCGCCCGGCTGGCCGCCGCCCTCGAGGGCCGGCGCGTCTGCGTCGACGGCCTGGCCGACCTCGATCCGGTCGCGCGGCGAGCCGCCCTGCCCGCCCTCTCGCGCCGCGGGGAACGCGTGCTGGCCGTGGGCGACTCGGGCGACGCCGTGTCCGCGTTCGCGGACCACACCGTCATCGTCGTCGAGGTCCCCATGCCGGACGTCGCGGAGCGCCGTGCGGCCTGGGCCGCGCGGACGGGGGCAGCCGACGTCGAGGACGTCGCGGCGAAGTTCCGGCTCTCGGTGACCCGGATCGCGGAGGCTGCCGACGTCGCCCGCGAGACGGCCGCGGCGGCGGGACTCCCGGAGCCGGGCCCCGTCCACCTCGACCTGGGGGCGCGACGGGCGTCGAGCGGGCGCCTCGGCGAGCTGGCGCAGCGCATGGACCCCGTCCACGACTGGGACCAGCTGGTGCTGCCCGACCGCCCGCTGGAGACGCTCCGATCGATCTCCGGGTACCTCCGCCACCGCGATCTCGTGCTCGCCGAGTGGGGATACGGGCGCAACGTCGCTCGGTCCCAGGGGCTCACCGCCCTCTTCGCCGGGGAGTCCGGCACCGGCAAGACCATGGCCGCCCAGGTGCTCGCGCACGACCTCGGGCTCGACCTCTTCCGTGTCGACCTGGCGACGGTGGTCTCGAAGTACATCGGGGAGACCGAGAAGAACCTCGACCGGGTCTTCTCGGCGGCCGAGGGATCGAACGCGATCCTCTTCTTCGACGAGGCCGACGCCCTGTTCGGCAAGCGGTCGGAGGTGAGCGACGCGCACGATCGCTACGCGAACGTGGAGGTCGCCTACCTCCTGCAGAAGATGGAGGCGTACCGCGGGGCGGTGATCCTGGCGACCAACTTCCGCCAGAACATCGACGAGGCGTTCCTGCGGCGGCTCGACGTGGTCGTGGACTTCCCGTTCCCCGAGCCCGAGGACCGGCTGCGGATCTGGCGCCTCGTGCTGCCCGACGAGGCGCCGGTCGGCGACGACGTCGACCTCGGGTTCCTCGCGACCCGGTTCAAGCTCTCGGGAGGCGGGATCCGCAACGCGTCGCTGGCCGCCGCCTTCCTCGCGGCGGACGACGGCCGGGTGATCACGATGCGCCACCTGGTGGTGGGCGTCGCGCTCGAGTACGGGAAGCTCGGCCGCCTGACCCTCGAGTCCGACTTCGAGCGGTTCCACGCCGCCGTGCGCGCCCCGCTCTGA
- a CDS encoding phage tail protein, producing MATARSTRPGSATPDPAARRFFGVDVGETIGWFTEVSGLAMEYEVVEHQEGGVNDFVHKLRGRMKFPNLVLKRGITHEEAFVRWFLACREKTERRDLSVTLYGPDLAPIRTWSFAGAFPVKWTGPDLSATAGEVAMESIEIAHQGLKGVAPGGG from the coding sequence GTGGCCACGGCGCGATCGACACGACCGGGCAGCGCGACGCCCGACCCCGCGGCGCGGCGCTTCTTCGGCGTCGACGTGGGCGAGACGATCGGCTGGTTCACCGAGGTCTCGGGGCTCGCGATGGAGTACGAGGTGGTCGAGCACCAGGAGGGCGGGGTCAACGACTTCGTCCACAAGCTCCGCGGCCGGATGAAGTTCCCCAACCTGGTGCTGAAGCGGGGCATCACGCACGAGGAGGCGTTCGTGCGCTGGTTCCTCGCCTGCCGGGAGAAGACCGAGCGACGCGACCTGTCGGTGACCCTCTACGGGCCCGACCTGGCGCCGATCCGGACCTGGTCGTTCGCGGGCGCGTTCCCGGTCAAGTGGACCGGCCCCGACCTGAGCGCCACGGCGGGCGAGGTGGCGATGGAGAGCATCGAGATCGCCCACCAGGGCCTGAAGGGCGTCGCGCCCGGCGGGGGCTGA
- a CDS encoding Pvc16 family protein — protein MATTIRVPLNTMLADLDETVRRLLRREFGGRGFDGVEIAFDAPSREWSAQLSSPTVNLFLYDVRQSEDHRPADWDEVRLTDGRTVETRPPLRLAATYAVTAWTREVEDEHRLLSQVLAILYAYDTLPADLLAGGLADPAAQPFPLRTRVAEPRQSGSPEFWSSIGGSYKASLDFGVTLSCDSGTAVERGPEVRSHTLRLRNVDGGRSAVEDLHTVRGTVRAPDGAPVADAWVVDAGARGWVATDEAGAFVIPRMRAGDHELRARAPDGREGTATARVPGGAADIVVGAQQPRRRRRAGA, from the coding sequence GTGGCCACGACGATCCGGGTGCCCCTCAACACCATGCTCGCCGACCTCGACGAGACGGTGCGGCGGCTGCTGCGGCGGGAGTTCGGCGGGCGCGGGTTCGACGGCGTCGAGATCGCCTTCGACGCGCCGAGCCGCGAGTGGTCGGCGCAGCTGTCCTCGCCGACGGTCAACCTGTTCCTCTACGACGTGCGCCAGTCGGAGGACCACCGCCCGGCCGACTGGGACGAGGTGCGCCTGACCGACGGGCGCACGGTCGAGACCCGCCCGCCGCTGCGGCTCGCCGCGACGTACGCGGTCACGGCGTGGACGCGCGAGGTCGAGGACGAGCACCGGCTGCTCTCACAGGTGCTCGCCATCCTCTACGCCTACGACACGCTTCCCGCCGACCTCCTGGCGGGCGGGCTGGCCGACCCGGCCGCGCAGCCCTTCCCGCTGCGCACGCGGGTCGCCGAGCCGCGCCAGTCGGGCAGCCCGGAGTTCTGGTCGTCGATCGGCGGCTCGTACAAGGCGTCGCTGGACTTCGGCGTGACGCTGTCGTGCGACTCGGGGACCGCCGTCGAGCGCGGGCCCGAGGTGCGCAGCCATACCCTGCGGCTGCGCAACGTCGACGGCGGGCGCTCGGCGGTCGAGGACCTCCACACGGTGCGCGGCACGGTGCGCGCCCCCGACGGCGCCCCGGTGGCCGACGCCTGGGTCGTCGACGCGGGGGCGCGCGGATGGGTGGCCACCGACGAGGCCGGCGCCTTCGTGATCCCGCGCATGCGCGCCGGCGACCACGAGCTTCGGGCCCGGGCGCCGGACGGCCGGGAGGGCACGGCGACGGCGCGCGTGCCCGGCGGGGCGGCCGACATCGTGGTGGGCGCGCAGCAGCCGCGGCGCCGCCGGCGCGCGGGGGCGTAG
- a CDS encoding DUF4157 domain-containing protein: MRDRDRARVDGGLVGGRPEPAAEAPRPGLLGLQAAAGNRAVAAIAAGAARSGLAQAHGVPVTMPFALQRSGEGVPLDPRTRGDLEATLGHDMGEVRVHQDGQAERAGAYALAAGADIHFARDAYRPGSHDGFRLLAHEAAHVVQQREGRVPDPGGAGTTLVSDPGLEAEAEAIGRRAAAERGSGPRGPAAAPARIARSGGRAPTAQPAVAQPAWPAALVAIGVGSWEAAAGLATVVGTAAAVTGQVASAVNRGENAFASYNFPEKIMTAQDEAKLAQIAQFLIVNQYIDRYLAAHPEARPLIGPPAPAPVPDGRQAPPPTPGAAPDAAPGSAPAGPSAAPRGVPTSEAIDAEILTAVKLDVQRRLQTELESNLRTAAAEFVWGEDDSRSEESVGVTGWLKLRDMQAATLHYRLTLSADAKQIGISLPGEGTTVKVRRWVTGKMTGRANWSAWDNLAVNVEGGAAQTTVGPTGAPRFILRTHWYWDRWGPNSETWMSLTIDIDEGGTPHVSNEEREGTP, translated from the coding sequence ATGCGGGATCGCGACCGAGCACGCGTCGACGGGGGGCTCGTCGGCGGACGTCCGGAGCCGGCGGCCGAGGCGCCGCGCCCAGGTCTGCTCGGCCTGCAGGCCGCGGCGGGGAACCGGGCGGTGGCGGCGATCGCGGCCGGGGCGGCGCGCTCGGGCCTGGCGCAGGCGCACGGGGTCCCCGTGACCATGCCGTTCGCGCTGCAGCGGAGCGGCGAGGGCGTGCCGCTCGATCCACGCACTCGCGGCGATCTGGAGGCGACGCTGGGCCACGACATGGGTGAGGTGCGCGTGCACCAGGACGGCCAGGCCGAGCGTGCCGGCGCGTACGCCCTCGCGGCCGGCGCGGACATCCACTTCGCGCGCGACGCCTACCGCCCCGGCTCACACGACGGCTTCCGCCTCCTCGCCCACGAGGCCGCCCACGTGGTGCAGCAGCGCGAGGGCCGCGTGCCCGATCCGGGCGGGGCGGGGACGACCCTGGTGTCCGACCCCGGCCTGGAGGCCGAGGCGGAGGCCATCGGGCGCCGGGCGGCCGCGGAGCGCGGGTCGGGCCCCCGGGGGCCGGCGGCGGCTCCGGCGCGCATCGCCCGCTCGGGCGGCCGCGCGCCGACCGCGCAGCCGGCGGTCGCGCAGCCCGCGTGGCCGGCGGCCCTCGTGGCCATCGGGGTCGGCTCGTGGGAGGCGGCGGCCGGGCTCGCCACCGTCGTGGGCACCGCGGCCGCGGTCACCGGGCAGGTCGCCTCGGCCGTGAACCGGGGCGAGAACGCGTTCGCGTCCTACAACTTCCCCGAGAAGATCATGACCGCGCAGGACGAGGCGAAGCTCGCGCAGATCGCCCAGTTCCTGATCGTCAACCAGTACATCGACCGCTACCTCGCAGCGCATCCCGAGGCGCGGCCCCTGATCGGCCCGCCGGCGCCGGCGCCGGTCCCCGACGGGCGGCAGGCGCCGCCGCCCACGCCCGGCGCGGCGCCCGACGCGGCGCCCGGGTCGGCGCCGGCGGGCCCGTCCGCGGCGCCCCGCGGCGTCCCGACCAGCGAGGCCATCGACGCCGAGATCCTCACCGCGGTGAAGCTGGACGTCCAGCGGCGGCTGCAGACCGAGCTCGAGAGCAACCTGCGGACGGCGGCGGCCGAGTTCGTCTGGGGCGAGGACGACAGCCGCTCCGAGGAGTCGGTGGGGGTCACCGGGTGGCTCAAGCTCCGCGACATGCAGGCGGCCACGCTCCACTACCGCCTGACGCTGTCGGCCGACGCGAAGCAGATCGGCATCAGCCTCCCGGGTGAGGGCACGACGGTGAAGGTGCGGCGATGGGTGACCGGCAAGATGACGGGCCGGGCGAACTGGTCGGCATGGGACAACCTGGCGGTGAACGTGGAGGGCGGCGCCGCCCAGACGACCGTGGGCCCGACCGGCGCGCCCCGCTTCATCCTCCGGACGCACTGGTACTGGGACCGATGGGGGCCCAACAGCGAGACCTGGATGTCGCTCACCATCGACATCGACGAGGGCGGCACGCCCCACGTCTCGAACGAGGAGCGCGAGGGGACGCCGTAG